In the genome of Croceimicrobium hydrocarbonivorans, one region contains:
- a CDS encoding nuclear transport factor 2 family protein has product MKTLYSTLLGLFLLSACNTSDPASNSSRESRSTEFQLDSLSSIILEKDSLLFKVGFNHIDTQQVAVLLANDFEFYHDEHGITDSKAAFVQSIQNLRGIGFRTWRELDRKSTEIFPLYRNNGQELYGIIQRGRHSFFQQKKNRSAHKSSTARFTHLWILENGEWKLKRVLSFDHQGEE; this is encoded by the coding sequence ATGAAAACGCTCTATTCTACTCTCTTAGGCCTATTTCTACTTTCAGCTTGCAATACCAGTGATCCGGCTTCCAATTCAAGCCGAGAGTCCCGAAGTACAGAATTCCAGCTTGACAGCCTGAGTTCTATAATCCTCGAAAAGGACAGCCTACTTTTTAAGGTGGGTTTCAATCATATCGATACCCAGCAGGTAGCGGTACTTCTGGCCAATGATTTTGAGTTTTACCATGATGAGCATGGCATTACCGATTCCAAAGCAGCCTTTGTACAGTCCATTCAAAATTTGCGGGGTATAGGCTTTAGAACCTGGCGAGAACTGGATCGTAAATCGACGGAGATCTTTCCGCTGTATCGGAACAATGGCCAAGAACTCTATGGTATTATCCAAAGAGGTAGGCATAGCTTTTTCCAACAGAAGAAAAACCGCTCGGCCCATAAAAGCAGCACCGCTCGCTTCACTCACCTCTGGATCTTGGAAAATGGAGAGTGGAAGTTAAAAAGGGTTTTAAGCTTTGATCATCAGGGGGAAGAGTAG
- a CDS encoding 2OG-Fe(II) oxygenase has protein sequence MKEKQQIKHSDYIFTIKEFWSPSQCEDFIAKSEALGYEQAKVQTAIGEKLVEAVRNNQRVLFRDRELAAELWLQVKPFVLSKLGNSIAIGLNEMFRFYKYQAGQEFKKHRDQSFIRNESESSYFTFIIYLNEGFLGGETEFKEVKIIPKTGDALLFFHDLEHSGNPIDEGAKYLLRTDVMYRLE, from the coding sequence ATGAAGGAAAAACAACAAATAAAACATAGCGATTACATCTTTACGATTAAGGAGTTTTGGAGCCCTAGTCAATGCGAGGATTTTATAGCAAAGAGCGAAGCTCTGGGCTATGAGCAGGCAAAAGTTCAAACCGCAATTGGCGAAAAGCTTGTTGAAGCGGTTCGAAATAATCAACGCGTATTGTTTAGGGATCGTGAATTGGCGGCCGAATTATGGTTGCAGGTGAAGCCCTTTGTCCTTTCCAAATTGGGTAATAGCATCGCCATTGGTTTAAATGAGATGTTCCGCTTTTATAAATACCAAGCTGGCCAAGAGTTTAAAAAGCACCGTGACCAAAGTTTTATTCGAAACGAAAGTGAATCGAGTTATTTTACATTTATCATATATCTGAATGAGGGATTCTTAGGAGGGGAGACCGAATTCAAGGAAGTGAAAATCATCCCTAAAACTGGAGATGCGCTGCTCTTTTTCCACGATCTGGAGCACTCGGGTAATCCTATAGATGAAGGCGCCAAATACCTGCTTCGAACGGATGTGATGTACCGATTGGAATAG
- a CDS encoding GNAT family N-acetyltransferase, with product MFCAPEISHLEFTKRAEDQVIPYDLLLLADESIPAINSYIHFCEIYRIKISAEIIGVCAIQRLDSKSLEIKNLALIEAYRNSGIGAWCIQQLEAHFSSQFLFVATGDASFAALRFYERNGFKRSSIRRNFFLDNYEQAIFENGIQLKDQILLRKRVS from the coding sequence ATGTTTTGCGCACCAGAAATTAGTCATTTAGAGTTTACTAAAAGGGCCGAAGATCAGGTCATTCCATATGATCTTTTGCTTTTAGCCGATGAAAGCATCCCAGCGATTAATAGCTACATTCATTTCTGTGAAATATACCGGATAAAGATTTCTGCCGAGATCATAGGGGTATGTGCTATTCAAAGGCTTGACTCAAAATCCCTTGAAATTAAAAACCTGGCGCTAATCGAAGCTTACCGGAATTCGGGCATTGGAGCTTGGTGTATTCAGCAGCTGGAAGCTCATTTTTCCAGCCAATTTCTTTTTGTGGCTACCGGAGATGCATCATTTGCAGCACTGAGATTTTACGAACGAAATGGTTTTAAACGCTCTTCCATCCGCAGGAACTTTTTCCTTGATAATTACGAGCAGGCCATTTTTGAGAATGGTATTCAACTCAAAGATCAAATCCTTTTAAGAAAAAGAGTGTCTTAG
- a CDS encoding erythromycin esterase family protein: MKYIYSFLFLGILSSLISSQCNSELKNYSVGFKEIKASSFSFLDSALNEVRIVGYGEDTHGTAEFTLLAEELMAYLKQVHGFNILIIETGFGEGKYLNDYIQGRRDDLINILREHNSSWRYQTKEFCHLMNRLKEYNKSHSDKIYIYGCEMQYVISDVNRIREYLSLVDSDYEIYGFEKHLWQAMEESEKSNYYISYTKLKRHFSDSYETFVSKTSEREFILAYQHIAVLGQFVSAIIQSTEQRKHDFRDVYMGENIQWILNYHGEQLKALYWAHNAHVGDWVDNGIVDVAGHQLRKMYGNAYFNIATDFGTGEFLAFSQDFKMETYRYDSVFENTFTRCLQNLGSPNTFLNIRKARENQNLAEYLNSEFTTMSGAGAQARKSKTETKEIGKAFDALIYLNKSSKINWME, encoded by the coding sequence ATGAAATACATTTATTCCTTTTTATTTCTTGGAATATTGAGCTCATTAATTTCCTCTCAATGTAATTCAGAATTGAAAAATTATTCTGTTGGGTTTAAGGAGATAAAGGCTAGTTCATTTTCTTTTCTGGACAGCGCGCTAAATGAGGTTAGGATTGTTGGATATGGTGAAGATACTCACGGTACTGCGGAATTCACATTATTGGCAGAAGAGCTAATGGCCTATTTAAAACAGGTTCATGGCTTCAATATCCTCATTATAGAAACTGGATTTGGTGAAGGGAAATATCTAAATGATTACATCCAGGGTAGAAGAGATGATTTAATAAACATTTTAAGAGAACACAATTCATCTTGGAGGTATCAAACAAAAGAGTTTTGTCATTTAATGAATCGGTTGAAGGAATACAACAAAAGCCATTCAGATAAGATTTATATATACGGTTGTGAGATGCAGTATGTTATTTCAGATGTCAATAGAATTCGAGAATACCTTAGTTTGGTAGATTCTGATTATGAGATATATGGCTTTGAAAAGCACTTGTGGCAAGCAATGGAAGAAAGTGAGAAAAGCAATTATTACATTTCTTACACTAAATTAAAAAGACACTTTTCCGATAGTTACGAAACTTTTGTAAGCAAGACATCAGAAAGAGAGTTCATCTTGGCCTATCAGCATATTGCGGTATTGGGGCAATTCGTATCTGCGATTATTCAAAGTACTGAGCAAAGAAAACATGACTTCAGGGATGTTTATATGGGGGAAAATATTCAGTGGATTTTGAATTACCACGGAGAACAGTTAAAAGCACTTTATTGGGCGCATAATGCCCACGTTGGAGATTGGGTTGATAATGGAATTGTGGACGTTGCCGGACATCAACTAAGGAAAATGTATGGAAACGCTTATTTTAATATAGCAACCGATTTTGGAACCGGGGAGTTTTTAGCTTTTTCACAAGATTTCAAAATGGAAACCTATCGTTACGATAGCGTTTTCGAAAACACCTTCACAAGGTGTTTGCAAAATTTAGGAAGCCCGAACACCTTTCTCAATATCCGCAAAGCAAGAGAAAACCAGAATTTAGCCGAATATCTGAATTCAGAATTCACCACAATGAGTGGTGCGGGGGCTCAAGCCAGAAAGAGTAAAACGGAAACAAAGGAGATTGGAAAAGCATTTGATGCTCTTATATATCTAAACAAATCCAGTAAAATCAACTGGATGGAATAA
- a CDS encoding CPBP family intramembrane glutamic endopeptidase translates to MTKQNQIFALLKSIAFIASYLIFGAILAQLKPFFPPQYERYAQGLVGTAGVMLTVGLFLKLEKKSLRDYGLNWEKSTFSKFSIGLLLGIVLAGGMLFSQISFSDLELVLNDEVSLFPFLLWSLAFVPLAFMEEVAFRSYPLLKLNQAFGFRITQIILAILFAVYHMLMMWTPEASLLGPGIWALAYALAAVRSGGIALPTGLHFGLNFVQSVIGGQKGIDPIWTLDYPANVSESAIEANNQFGIGLHILLLICCIIATEVYVRKQKA, encoded by the coding sequence ATGACCAAACAAAACCAAATCTTCGCCCTTCTAAAATCCATCGCTTTTATCGCTTCTTATTTAATCTTCGGAGCGATACTGGCACAGCTAAAACCTTTCTTTCCACCGCAATATGAGCGCTACGCTCAGGGGCTGGTAGGTACCGCTGGGGTAATGCTTACAGTAGGCTTATTCCTCAAATTGGAGAAGAAGAGCCTCAGGGATTATGGCCTGAATTGGGAGAAAAGCACATTTTCCAAATTCAGTATCGGACTCCTTTTGGGGATAGTTCTGGCAGGGGGAATGTTATTTTCTCAAATTTCCTTTAGTGATTTAGAGCTTGTTTTAAATGATGAAGTTTCGCTTTTTCCATTTTTACTTTGGTCCTTGGCCTTTGTGCCTCTGGCTTTTATGGAAGAGGTGGCCTTTCGATCCTATCCACTTCTAAAACTCAATCAGGCCTTTGGTTTTAGAATCACCCAGATCATCTTGGCGATCTTATTCGCCGTTTACCATATGTTGATGATGTGGACTCCCGAAGCTTCCTTATTAGGTCCCGGGATATGGGCTTTGGCTTATGCATTAGCCGCAGTGCGGTCGGGGGGAATCGCTCTGCCAACTGGATTGCATTTCGGACTTAATTTTGTGCAATCTGTTATTGGCGGGCAAAAAGGAATAGATCCGATTTGGACCCTAGATTATCCTGCAAATGTTTCAGAGTCTGCCATTGAGGCCAATAATCAATTCGGGATCGGTCTTCATATTCTGCTTTTAATTTGCTGCATTATCGCAACGGAAGTTTATGTGCGGAAGCAGAAGGCTTAA
- a CDS encoding ribbon-helix-helix domain-containing protein, which translates to MKNTSVSLGTYFDHFVQSQVSEGRYKNVSEVM; encoded by the coding sequence ATGAAAAATACCTCCGTTTCCTTAGGGACTTATTTTGATCACTTTGTTCAAAGTCAAGTTTCCGAGGGTCGATATAAGAATGTAAGCGAAGTGATGTAA
- a CDS encoding transposase: MKKSRFSESQISQALKEHEAGKKVQDICKELGISANTFYIWRKKYGGMDSAMLRKYKELERENTKLKQMYADLSLDHRILKDVVEKKL, encoded by the coding sequence ATGAAAAAATCAAGATTTAGTGAAAGCCAGATCAGCCAGGCTTTAAAGGAGCATGAGGCTGGTAAGAAAGTACAGGATATCTGCAAGGAGTTAGGTATAAGCGCCAATACTTTTTATATCTGGCGCAAGAAGTACGGGGGCATGGATTCAGCAATGCTACGCAAGTACAAGGAGTTAGAGCGAGAAAACACGAAGCTAAAGCAGATGTATGCGGATTTGAGCTTAGACCACAGGATCCTTAAGGATGTGGTGGAAAAAAAGCTCTAG
- a CDS encoding IS3 family transposase, protein MSLERSGYYYISKRDDKEVEEKLRWYAEHYPARGCPFYTKRIRKEGYAWNKKRIRRVYIKLGMNKRKRKWKRRIPNPDKEVLLQPLAPNLCWSADFMQDRLENGVKMRVLNIIDDYNREALACKVSSSFPSEHVVEQFEQLIEWHGKPFTIRTDNGTEFMAEAFQKFCKRHQIKHLRIQKGKPMQNGFCERFNRTLREDVLNAYLFETKTQMQELINHWMEDYNQNHPHSSLGDMSPREFKQRLIA, encoded by the coding sequence ATTAGCCTTGAGCGCTCTGGATATTACTATATATCCAAGCGAGACGATAAGGAGGTAGAGGAAAAGCTACGCTGGTACGCGGAGCATTATCCTGCGCGTGGCTGCCCATTTTATACCAAGCGTATTCGTAAAGAGGGTTATGCCTGGAACAAGAAACGTATCCGCAGGGTGTACATCAAACTGGGGATGAACAAGCGCAAGAGGAAATGGAAGCGACGTATTCCTAACCCTGACAAAGAGGTGTTGCTGCAGCCTTTAGCTCCTAACCTATGTTGGAGTGCCGACTTCATGCAGGACCGCTTAGAGAATGGTGTGAAAATGCGTGTGCTCAACATTATTGACGACTACAACCGCGAAGCTTTGGCTTGCAAGGTATCCAGCAGTTTCCCTTCCGAACATGTAGTAGAGCAATTTGAGCAGCTAATAGAGTGGCACGGTAAGCCATTTACCATAAGAACTGATAACGGAACAGAGTTTATGGCAGAAGCCTTTCAAAAGTTTTGCAAACGACATCAGATAAAACACTTAAGAATACAGAAAGGAAAACCTATGCAGAATGGCTTTTGTGAACGCTTTAACCGCACCCTGAGAGAAGACGTGCTCAACGCTTATCTCTTTGAAACGAAGACGCAGATGCAAGAGTTAATCAATCATTGGATGGAAGACTACAATCAAAACCATCCGCATTCTTCTCTTGGAGACATGTCTCCAAGAGAATTTAAACAAAGGCTTATTGCCTAA
- a CDS encoding type II toxin-antitoxin system RelE/ParE family toxin, with product MANFQITNKALEDLASIWDYTLQEWSAKQAEHYYNMLLNTCQHISENPKLGKSYE from the coding sequence ATGGCTAACTTTCAAATAACAAATAAGGCCCTTGAAGATTTAGCCAGCATTTGGGATTATACCCTTCAGGAATGGTCCGCTAAGCAAGCAGAGCATTATTACAATATGCTTTTAAATACCTGTCAGCATATTTCAGAAAACCCAAAGCTTGGTAAGAGCTATGAATAA
- a CDS encoding SMI1/KNR4 family protein, with protein MILSKEYESEDGDLFQVELMEGMTDHEIEQFKSQLPNNSIPPEIEALLRFSKGFDFFGLDEIRFDAFGYFGFEEMFPYSIQLAGDGFGNFWILDIDSKGGWNSVYYVCHDPAVIIKHSENLSEFIKHLDDFGQNMGQSYLDNIHDKTVWEIWNEKVGLMESNKKEYDFEKGSIELPESFFVADLSEAEIGSGFPWGKSGPKPKIIRPNDEAIWIVEQRLKQGLLARLFRGNR; from the coding sequence TTGATCCTTTCCAAGGAATATGAATCGGAAGACGGTGATTTATTCCAAGTAGAATTAATGGAAGGAATGACGGATCATGAAATAGAACAGTTTAAATCTCAACTTCCAAACAACAGCATCCCGCCAGAAATCGAAGCTTTATTAAGGTTCTCTAAAGGATTTGATTTTTTCGGACTGGATGAAATTCGCTTTGATGCCTTTGGATATTTCGGATTTGAGGAGATGTTCCCCTATTCAATTCAACTGGCAGGAGATGGATTTGGGAATTTTTGGATTTTAGATATTGATTCAAAAGGTGGTTGGAATTCAGTCTATTATGTTTGTCACGATCCGGCCGTTATTATAAAGCATTCCGAAAATTTATCTGAATTCATTAAGCATCTTGATGATTTTGGGCAAAATATGGGGCAATCCTATTTGGATAATATTCATGACAAGACGGTATGGGAAATTTGGAATGAAAAAGTCGGCTTAATGGAAAGCAATAAAAAGGAATACGACTTTGAAAAGGGATCAATTGAACTACCAGAAAGCTTTTTCGTAGCAGATTTGTCGGAAGCGGAAATTGGAAGTGGTTTTCCTTGGGGGAAATCAGGTCCGAAGCCCAAAATTATTAGGCCCAATGATGAAGCAATTTGGATAGTTGAGCAGCGACTAAAACAAGGTTTACTAGCTAGGCTTTTTAGAGGAAATAGATAA
- a CDS encoding YebC/PmpR family DNA-binding transcriptional regulator, with amino-acid sequence MGRAFEYRRAAKEKRWGKMSRLFPRLAKAITMAAKEGGEDPDTNSALRTAIANAKAQNMPKDNIDRAIKRASGNDAATYVEVNYEGKGPHGVLVFVECATDNTTRTVANVKSYFNKTGGQIVPTGSLEFMFDRKAVFEIAKPEDFDAEEWELELIDAGLEDIEDHDESVYIYGDYTDFGTLSTALEERGVEVKNASLKRYPTTDVEFDEEQTAEIEKLLDKLDDDDDVQAVFTNMA; translated from the coding sequence ATGGGCAGAGCCTTTGAATATCGCAGAGCAGCAAAAGAAAAGAGATGGGGTAAAATGTCGCGACTCTTTCCGCGTTTGGCCAAAGCCATTACGATGGCCGCTAAAGAGGGGGGAGAAGATCCGGATACCAACTCTGCATTGCGTACCGCTATTGCGAATGCCAAGGCGCAAAACATGCCCAAGGACAATATCGATCGCGCCATCAAACGCGCCAGCGGTAATGATGCGGCTACCTATGTTGAAGTAAACTACGAAGGTAAAGGTCCACATGGGGTTTTGGTTTTTGTAGAATGCGCTACCGACAATACCACGCGTACTGTTGCCAATGTGAAGTCTTATTTCAATAAAACTGGTGGCCAGATTGTACCCACCGGATCTTTGGAATTCATGTTCGATCGCAAAGCCGTTTTCGAAATTGCCAAGCCTGAGGATTTTGATGCTGAGGAATGGGAATTGGAATTAATCGACGCAGGTTTGGAAGACATCGAAGATCATGATGAATCGGTGTATATCTACGGTGATTATACCGACTTTGGAACCTTGTCTACAGCCCTAGAAGAAAGAGGTGTAGAAGTGAAGAACGCCAGTCTTAAGCGCTATCCCACCACCGACGTTGAATTCGACGAAGAACAAACTGCCGAAATTGAAAAGCTTTTAGATAAGCTGGACGATGATGATGATGTGCAGGCGGTGTTTACGAATATGGCTTAG
- a CDS encoding DUF4272 domain-containing protein yields MRQLFLNNIVNKTIMHNPCTLYANQDLEKDLLNLIAKHFRDPEIEIKALSEGKAISFTEKGGFLKRKTQVQFSLRNRNPQEDLKADTSAMAKNLKGLYGYILGISAKSKEAKKSLLDKIDSVFYEIAVLCSDSKSSKLKALLDDLPKEKLALIFSQSNEFTGRGNIPQLLNPDFELHLNSEGHSEIYPDDSLLKEDDDKEQAVPNEDVYPDQIRRKKESIELLSRASIPYINHLPYVESEELVQVRDEKEIAARTVILALLNYVAFGNINNKEALQEIAKYKLEAFVTDNENAFLYNPTESLKTQMTWKCEAIWTLCWALGIVDDLGPADTLVDLNQIEPQSYPFIFEKDPKEFIQKKHALRSKKEILDQNDLYYRYHWACVNAHLNGEEVAALNSGVVYERIYTLNWLIQFMDEDWDDVSCPT; encoded by the coding sequence ATGCGCCAACTGTTCTTAAACAATATTGTAAATAAAACCATCATGCATAATCCTTGTACACTTTATGCTAATCAAGATTTAGAAAAGGATCTTCTTAATCTAATTGCTAAACATTTTCGGGATCCTGAGATAGAAATAAAAGCCCTATCGGAAGGCAAAGCCATTTCCTTTACCGAGAAAGGTGGCTTCTTAAAAAGAAAAACGCAGGTTCAATTTTCTCTTAGAAACCGAAATCCTCAGGAGGATCTAAAGGCAGACACCTCAGCCATGGCCAAAAACCTAAAGGGTCTTTACGGTTATATATTGGGCATTTCCGCTAAATCTAAAGAAGCTAAAAAGAGCCTTTTGGATAAAATTGACTCGGTTTTTTACGAAATAGCTGTTTTATGCTCAGATTCAAAATCCTCCAAATTAAAGGCTCTATTAGATGATCTACCCAAAGAAAAGCTAGCCCTAATATTTAGTCAGAGTAATGAATTTACGGGGCGCGGTAATATTCCTCAATTACTGAATCCGGATTTCGAACTTCATCTAAATAGCGAAGGCCATTCTGAAATCTATCCGGATGATTCATTACTCAAGGAAGATGATGATAAAGAACAAGCAGTTCCTAATGAAGATGTATACCCAGACCAAATTAGGCGTAAGAAAGAGAGTATCGAATTGCTTAGCAGGGCCAGTATCCCCTACATTAATCATTTACCCTATGTAGAATCGGAGGAATTAGTACAAGTCAGAGATGAGAAAGAAATCGCCGCACGAACGGTTATTTTAGCTTTACTCAATTACGTTGCTTTTGGAAACATTAACAACAAAGAAGCCCTTCAGGAGATCGCGAAATATAAGCTAGAAGCCTTTGTAACGGACAATGAAAATGCATTTTTATACAATCCTACAGAGAGTCTTAAAACTCAAATGACCTGGAAATGTGAGGCCATTTGGACCCTTTGTTGGGCCTTAGGTATTGTTGATGATTTAGGTCCCGCCGATACCCTCGTCGATTTAAACCAAATTGAGCCGCAAAGCTATCCCTTCATCTTTGAAAAAGATCCAAAGGAATTCATTCAAAAAAAGCATGCACTACGTTCTAAAAAGGAAATTCTGGATCAAAATGATCTGTACTACCGCTATCATTGGGCTTGTGTTAATGCTCATTTAAATGGAGAAGAAGTAGCGGCATTGAATTCCGGAGTAGTGTATGAAAGAATCTATACTCTGAATTGGTTAATTCAGTTTATGGATGAAGATTGGGATGATGTTAGCTGCCCTACCTAA
- a CDS encoding ADP-ribosylation/crystallin J1, giving the protein MTDTKTLYRPVGPKELKLIKESGWKAFPPRLPEQPIFYPVLNEEYACQIAKDWNVKASGSGYVTQFDVKANYLAQFEVQNVGGFIHDELWVPAENLEEFNQNIVGQIKVIHEFFPD; this is encoded by the coding sequence ATGACAGACACCAAAACTCTCTACAGACCTGTGGGCCCTAAAGAGTTAAAACTGATTAAAGAAAGTGGATGGAAAGCCTTTCCGCCACGCTTACCGGAACAACCTATTTTTTATCCGGTTTTAAATGAGGAATATGCCTGTCAGATAGCAAAAGATTGGAATGTTAAAGCGAGTGGCTCCGGATATGTTACCCAATTTGATGTTAAAGCAAACTATTTAGCCCAATTTGAAGTCCAAAATGTTGGGGGCTTTATCCATGATGAACTTTGGGTTCCCGCTGAGAATTTAGAGGAATTCAATCAAAATATTGTTGGTCAGATAAAGGTGATTCATGAGTTTTTCCCAGACTAA